From Streptomyces sp. NBC_00775, one genomic window encodes:
- a CDS encoding DUF397 domain-containing protein: MAEVPPNLDWVRAAPDDATGPGPWIELAFGDNDLVYIRETSDPENVVTTTQKKWDAFVLGVQAGEFDHFVEGLEDEEPSPPAEPRS, from the coding sequence GTGGCTGAAGTCCCCCCGAACCTCGACTGGGTCCGCGCCGCCCCGGACGACGCGACGGGCCCCGGCCCCTGGATCGAGCTCGCCTTCGGAGACAACGACCTGGTCTACATCCGCGAGACCAGCGACCCGGAGAACGTCGTCACGACCACCCAGAAGAAGTGGGACGCTTTCGTACTGGGCGTACAGGCAGGCGAGTTCGACCACTTCGTGGAGGGCCTGGAGGACGAGGAACCCTCACCCCCTGCTGAACCCCGCTCGTGA
- a CDS encoding helix-turn-helix domain-containing protein, producing the protein MRTNPTGRQLRLGAELRKLRERAGLTSTAAAQLLGMKQAQVSNMETGRIGVSAERVRSLACQYECSDKALVEAIARMVGDRKRGWWEEYREILPSSLLDLAELEHHAQSLRTTITARIPGLLQTVDYAREIFRQGVTALSPPDVEHRLSFRIKRQAVLFRDDPTPYEAIIHEAALRMKVGGSAVARQQLQHLLVMSERDHITLRAITFDVGAYPGSGQSIYYAHGPVPELDTVHLDQSHGLTFLDADAQLHKYRTLFERVEAVALDPDKTRDLIGNVIHDL; encoded by the coding sequence GTGAGGACCAACCCGACGGGACGTCAACTTCGGCTCGGGGCCGAGCTGCGCAAGTTGCGCGAGCGGGCAGGGCTCACCTCTACGGCGGCCGCGCAGCTACTAGGCATGAAGCAAGCTCAGGTCAGCAACATGGAGACCGGACGGATCGGGGTCAGTGCAGAGCGAGTACGTTCTCTGGCCTGCCAGTACGAGTGCTCGGACAAGGCCCTGGTAGAGGCCATCGCCAGGATGGTCGGCGACCGGAAGCGCGGCTGGTGGGAGGAGTACCGCGAGATCCTGCCCAGCTCTCTGCTCGATCTGGCCGAACTGGAACACCACGCCCAGTCGTTGCGAACCACGATCACCGCGCGGATCCCTGGACTGCTCCAGACCGTCGACTACGCCCGCGAGATCTTCCGCCAGGGCGTCACAGCACTCTCACCACCCGACGTGGAGCACCGCCTCTCGTTCCGCATCAAGCGTCAGGCAGTGCTCTTCCGGGATGACCCCACGCCGTACGAGGCGATCATCCACGAGGCAGCCCTGCGGATGAAGGTAGGCGGCTCAGCGGTGGCTCGGCAGCAGCTTCAGCACCTTCTCGTCATGAGCGAGCGCGACCACATCACCCTGCGTGCTATCACCTTCGATGTCGGCGCCTACCCGGGGTCGGGCCAGTCCATCTACTACGCGCACGGCCCCGTACCGGAACTCGACACGGTCCACCTCGACCAGTCCCACGGGCTCACGTTCCTGGACGCCGATGCCCAACTGCACAAGTACCGGACCCTCTTCGAACGGGTCGAGGCCGTCGCCCTCGACCCCGACAAGACCCGGGACCTCATCGGCAACGTCATCCACGATCTATAA
- a CDS encoding S53 family peptidase has product MRTTHPQRPSASVSRRIGRIGAAALGTAALVLAAFGSAGSADAQASRVAKVTPHVSWTRACATPTKADVAACNAKRVTSGVTEYMSEKAYAKGVTPKAADASTPSGFGPTDLQAAYGLTSAAASNGSGETIAIVDAYNDPNAEADLATYRSYYGLSACTTANGCFKKVSQTGSTTSLPSSNTGWAEEISLDLDMASAICPNCNILLVEAKSATIANLGTAVNEAVTLGAKYVSNSYGASESSSDTTYDTSYFKHTGVAITVSSGDSGYGAEWPAASQYVTAVGGTALTKATSTTRGWTETVWKTSSTEGTGSGCSAYDPKPSWQTDTGCTKRTISDVSAVADPATGVSVYDSYGITAGWYTFGGTSASSPIIAGVYALAGTPSSSSYPAKFPYTAAGTSALNDVTSGNNGTCTTSYLCTATSGYDGPTGWGTPEGVAAFTG; this is encoded by the coding sequence TTGCGCACCACACACCCCCAGAGACCGTCAGCGAGCGTTAGCCGCCGCATCGGCCGGATAGGCGCGGCCGCCCTCGGCACCGCCGCCCTCGTCCTCGCCGCATTCGGCAGCGCCGGCAGCGCGGACGCCCAGGCGTCCCGCGTCGCGAAGGTCACCCCCCACGTCAGCTGGACCCGCGCGTGCGCCACGCCCACGAAGGCGGACGTCGCGGCCTGTAACGCCAAGCGCGTCACCAGCGGCGTCACCGAGTACATGTCGGAGAAGGCGTACGCCAAGGGCGTCACCCCCAAGGCCGCCGACGCCTCCACCCCGTCCGGCTTCGGGCCGACGGACCTCCAGGCCGCGTACGGTCTGACGTCGGCCGCCGCCTCCAACGGCTCGGGCGAGACCATCGCCATCGTCGACGCCTACAACGACCCCAACGCCGAGGCGGACCTCGCGACCTACCGCTCGTACTACGGCCTGTCGGCGTGCACCACCGCCAACGGCTGCTTCAAGAAGGTCAGCCAGACCGGCTCGACGACCTCGCTGCCGTCGAGCAACACCGGCTGGGCCGAGGAGATCTCCCTCGACCTCGACATGGCCAGCGCCATCTGCCCGAACTGCAACATCCTGCTCGTCGAGGCCAAGTCCGCCACCATCGCCAACCTCGGCACCGCCGTCAACGAGGCGGTGACGCTGGGCGCGAAGTACGTCTCCAACAGCTACGGCGCCTCCGAGTCCTCCTCCGACACGACGTACGACACCTCGTACTTCAAGCACACGGGTGTCGCCATCACCGTGAGCTCGGGTGACAGCGGCTACGGCGCCGAATGGCCCGCCGCCTCGCAGTACGTCACCGCCGTCGGTGGCACCGCGCTGACCAAGGCCACCTCCACCACCCGCGGCTGGACCGAGACGGTCTGGAAGACCAGCAGCACCGAAGGCACCGGCTCCGGCTGCTCCGCGTACGACCCCAAGCCGTCCTGGCAGACCGACACCGGCTGCACCAAGCGCACCATCTCCGACGTCTCGGCGGTCGCCGACCCGGCTACCGGCGTCTCGGTCTACGACTCGTACGGCATCACGGCCGGCTGGTACACCTTCGGCGGTACGAGCGCCTCGTCGCCCATCATCGCGGGCGTCTACGCCCTCGCGGGCACCCCGTCCTCCAGCTCCTACCCGGCGAAGTTCCCGTACACGGCGGCCGGCACCTCGGCCCTCAACGACGTGACCTCGGGCAACAACGGCACCTGCACCACCAGCTACCTCTGCACCGCCACGTCCGGCTACGACGGCCCGACCGGCTGGGGCACCCCGGAGGGAGTCGCGGCCTTCACCGGCTGA
- a CDS encoding S53 family peptidase, with the protein MRTAPPTTSTNRSTTHTSWRRIGASAFATAALVIGGLGTAVHASAATPVTPKAVSAKAIAAQVAKAHVKYTSQCDATPKKGYASCNALRVTSGTTAFQEEQAAKKGIAPKTVKPNAASATPTGYGPSDLQSAYGLTDAASSNGSGETIAIVDAYDDPNAEADLATYRSYYGLSACTTANGCFSKVSQTGSTTSLPTADSGWAGEISLDLDMASAICPNCNILLVEAKSSSMANLGTAVNRAVTKGAKFVSNSYGGSESSSDTSYDSSYFNHAGVAITVSAGDEGYGAEYPAASKYVTAVGGTKLSTSSNSRGWTESVWNTSSTEGTGSGCSSYDAKPTWQTDASCSKRMISDVSAVADPATGVSVYDSYGSDGTGWNTYGGTSASAPIIASVYALAGTPGSSDYPAKYPYAAAGTSALNDVTSGSNGTCTTSYFCTAKSGYDGPTGWGTPEGIDAFTG; encoded by the coding sequence TTGCGTACCGCACCCCCCACAACCAGCACCAACAGATCGACCACGCACACCAGTTGGCGTCGAATAGGCGCCTCCGCCTTCGCCACCGCCGCCCTCGTGATCGGCGGCCTCGGCACCGCCGTCCACGCGAGCGCCGCAACTCCCGTGACGCCGAAGGCAGTCAGCGCCAAGGCCATCGCCGCCCAGGTCGCCAAGGCCCACGTGAAGTACACCTCGCAGTGTGACGCGACCCCGAAGAAGGGCTACGCCTCCTGCAACGCCCTGCGCGTCACCAGTGGCACCACCGCCTTCCAGGAGGAGCAGGCCGCGAAGAAGGGCATCGCCCCCAAGACCGTCAAGCCGAACGCCGCCTCCGCGACCCCCACCGGCTACGGCCCGAGCGACCTCCAGTCGGCGTACGGCCTGACCGACGCCGCCTCCTCCAACGGCTCCGGCGAGACCATCGCGATCGTGGACGCGTACGACGACCCGAACGCCGAGGCCGACCTCGCGACCTACCGCTCGTACTACGGCCTCTCCGCCTGCACCACCGCCAACGGCTGCTTCAGCAAGGTCAGTCAGACCGGTTCGACGACCTCCCTCCCCACCGCCGACAGCGGCTGGGCCGGCGAGATCTCCCTCGACCTCGACATGGCCAGCGCCATCTGCCCGAACTGCAACATCCTCCTCGTCGAGGCCAAGTCGTCCTCGATGGCCAACCTCGGCACCGCGGTGAACCGCGCGGTCACCAAGGGCGCGAAGTTCGTCTCCAACAGCTACGGCGGCTCGGAGTCCTCCTCCGACACCTCGTACGACTCCTCGTACTTCAACCACGCGGGCGTCGCCATCACCGTCTCCGCCGGCGACGAGGGCTACGGCGCCGAGTACCCGGCCGCCTCCAAGTACGTCACCGCTGTCGGCGGCACCAAGCTGTCCACGTCCTCCAACAGCCGCGGCTGGACCGAGAGCGTCTGGAACACCAGCAGCACCGAGGGCACCGGCTCCGGCTGCTCCTCGTACGACGCGAAGCCGACCTGGCAGACCGACGCGAGCTGCTCGAAGCGCATGATCTCCGACGTCTCGGCCGTCGCCGACCCGGCGACCGGAGTCTCCGTCTACGACAGCTACGGCTCCGACGGCACCGGCTGGAACACCTACGGCGGCACCAGCGCCTCGGCCCCGATCATCGCGTCCGTGTACGCCCTCGCCGGCACCCCGGGCAGCAGCGACTACCCGGCCAAGTACCCGTACGCCGCGGCCGGCACCTCCGCCCTCAACGACGTGACCAGCGGCAGCAACGGCACCTGCACCACGAGCTACTTCTGCACCGCGAAGTCCGGCTACGACGGCCCGACCGGCTGGGGCACCCCGGAGGGCATCGACGCCTTCACCGGCTGA
- a CDS encoding ATP-binding protein — MRDPLSAATDTFTSFLFGKVETTRLPVRTSTGQAQAVYLPTAAPGLGDSGVIIGREVYSGKGYIYDPFQLYGQQLPAPHWLVLGESGNGKSALEKTYVLRQLRFRDRQVVVLDAQGEDGVGEWNLIAEELGITPIRLDPTAALDMGIRLNPLDPAITTTGQLALLRTIIEVAMGHGLDERSGFALKVAHAYVNETIVERQPVLTDIVEQLRHPEPESAEAMNVAIDDVRAWGLDVALVLDRLVDGDLRGMFDGPTTVGIDLDAPLTVFDLSHIDRNSIAMPILMAIVGVWLEHTWIRPDRKKRIFLVEEAWHIINSPFVAQLFQRLLKFGRRLGLSFVAVVHHLSDVVDGAAAKEAAAILKMASTRTIYAQKADEARSTGRVLGLPRWAVEIIPTLTPGIAVWDVNGNVQVVKHLITETERPLVFTDRAMTESSADHLADDALRAAELEAEERAAAFMEQHLSDLDGSSESTVA; from the coding sequence ATGCGGGATCCGCTGTCCGCCGCCACGGACACCTTCACGTCCTTCCTCTTCGGCAAGGTCGAGACGACCCGCCTCCCCGTGCGCACCTCCACGGGCCAGGCCCAGGCGGTCTACCTGCCGACCGCCGCCCCGGGCCTCGGCGACTCGGGCGTCATCATCGGCCGCGAGGTGTACTCCGGGAAGGGCTACATCTACGACCCCTTCCAGCTGTACGGGCAGCAGCTTCCGGCCCCGCACTGGCTGGTGCTCGGCGAGTCCGGCAACGGCAAGTCTGCGCTTGAAAAGACGTACGTGCTCCGGCAGTTGAGGTTCCGCGACCGGCAGGTCGTCGTCCTCGACGCGCAGGGCGAGGACGGCGTCGGCGAATGGAACCTCATCGCGGAAGAGCTGGGGATAACTCCTATCCGCCTCGACCCGACCGCCGCCCTGGACATGGGGATCCGGCTCAACCCGCTCGACCCGGCGATCACGACGACGGGCCAGCTGGCGCTGCTGCGCACCATCATCGAGGTCGCGATGGGCCACGGCCTGGACGAGCGGTCCGGCTTCGCGCTGAAGGTCGCGCACGCCTACGTCAACGAGACGATCGTCGAGCGCCAGCCGGTACTGACGGACATCGTGGAGCAGCTACGGCACCCCGAGCCGGAGTCGGCCGAGGCGATGAACGTCGCCATAGACGACGTACGGGCGTGGGGTCTGGACGTGGCCCTGGTCCTGGACCGCCTGGTGGACGGCGACCTGAGGGGCATGTTCGACGGCCCCACCACGGTCGGAATCGACCTGGACGCCCCCCTCACCGTCTTCGACCTCTCCCACATCGACCGGAACTCGATCGCCATGCCGATCCTGATGGCGATCGTGGGCGTGTGGCTGGAGCACACGTGGATCCGCCCCGACCGGAAGAAGCGCATCTTCCTGGTCGAGGAGGCGTGGCACATCATCAACAGCCCCTTCGTGGCCCAGCTCTTCCAGCGGCTGCTCAAGTTCGGCCGACGCCTCGGCCTGTCGTTCGTCGCGGTCGTCCACCACTTGTCGGACGTGGTCGACGGGGCGGCGGCGAAGGAGGCCGCGGCGATCCTGAAGATGGCATCGACACGGACGATCTACGCCCAGAAGGCGGACGAGGCACGGTCGACGGGCCGGGTGCTGGGCCTCCCTCGCTGGGCGGTCGAAATCATCCCCACCCTCACGCCCGGCATCGCGGTGTGGGACGTCAACGGCAACGTGCAGGTGGTCAAGCACCTGATCACCGAGACCGAACGCCCCCTCGTCTTCACCGACCGCGCCATGACCGAGTCCTCCGCCGACCACCTCGCCGACGACGCGCTGCGCGCCGCGGAACTGGAGGCGGAGGAGCGGGCGGCGGCCTTCATGGAACAGCACCTCAGCGATCTCGACGGCTCCTCCGAGTCCACGGTGGCGTGA
- a CDS encoding SCO6880 family protein, producing the protein MTTESHVSHPVTPRRTYLIGRARPNAIVGRNRESGEIALIIGGAFLGMMCGLLVPVLSLRIVLLMGFPLLALAAVYVPYKRRTFYKWFEINRSYKRSLRQGTAYRSNVMEAGTRVDGREIEIGPPPGIGRISWLAAPFGPDEIAVLLHADRRTVTAAIEIEGPGVGLRDSEDQEALVDRFGTLLKHVANGDGFVTRLQMLARTLPADPDAHAKDVSVRGDERAPGWLQQSYDQLQSMVSTSSEQHRAYLVACMHYSRELAAEAQAMARAARPQGGKKVDRDAGLAVVMARELTDICSRLQEADIRVRQPLGQGRLASLVHSMYDPDHPIDHIQAMTKRNAWPAELDAMEPTYLQAKTRESSTRAPWCHATAWVKEWPMTPVGVNFLAPLLVHTPDVIRTVAVTMDLEPTEVAIERMLTEKTNDEAEASRAAKMNRTVDPRDVASHNRLDQRGEDLASGAAGVNLVGYITVSSRSPEALARDKRTIRASAGKSYLKLEWCDREHHRAFVNTLPFATGIRR; encoded by the coding sequence TTGACGACCGAGTCCCACGTGTCCCATCCGGTCACGCCCCGCCGTACATATCTGATCGGCCGCGCCCGGCCGAACGCGATCGTCGGCCGGAACCGCGAGTCCGGCGAGATCGCGCTCATCATCGGGGGCGCGTTCCTGGGCATGATGTGCGGCCTGCTCGTCCCTGTCCTCTCCCTGCGGATCGTGCTGCTCATGGGGTTCCCGCTGCTGGCGCTCGCCGCGGTGTACGTCCCCTACAAGCGCCGTACGTTCTACAAGTGGTTCGAGATCAACCGCAGTTACAAGCGGAGCCTGCGCCAGGGGACGGCGTACCGCAGCAATGTCATGGAGGCCGGTACGCGCGTCGACGGGCGGGAGATCGAGATCGGCCCGCCCCCGGGGATCGGGCGGATCTCCTGGCTCGCCGCCCCCTTCGGCCCTGACGAGATCGCCGTTCTCCTCCACGCCGACCGCCGCACGGTGACGGCCGCCATCGAGATCGAGGGACCGGGCGTCGGTCTGCGCGACAGCGAGGACCAGGAAGCCCTCGTCGACCGCTTCGGCACCCTCCTCAAGCACGTCGCGAACGGCGACGGCTTCGTGACCCGGCTGCAGATGCTCGCGCGCACCCTGCCCGCCGACCCGGACGCCCACGCCAAGGACGTCTCCGTACGGGGCGACGAGCGGGCCCCGGGCTGGCTGCAGCAGTCGTACGACCAGCTCCAGTCCATGGTGTCGACGAGCAGCGAGCAGCACCGCGCGTATCTCGTCGCCTGCATGCACTACTCGCGCGAGCTGGCCGCCGAGGCCCAGGCGATGGCCCGCGCGGCCCGACCGCAGGGCGGCAAGAAGGTGGACCGGGACGCGGGTCTCGCCGTCGTCATGGCGCGTGAGCTGACGGACATCTGCTCGCGGCTCCAGGAAGCCGACATCCGCGTACGGCAGCCGCTCGGTCAGGGGCGGCTCGCCTCCCTCGTGCACTCGATGTACGACCCCGACCACCCGATCGACCACATCCAGGCGATGACCAAGCGCAACGCCTGGCCCGCCGAGCTCGACGCCATGGAGCCCACCTACCTCCAGGCGAAGACCCGCGAGTCCTCCACCCGCGCCCCCTGGTGCCACGCCACGGCCTGGGTGAAGGAGTGGCCGATGACCCCGGTGGGCGTCAACTTCCTCGCCCCGCTCCTCGTCCACACCCCGGACGTCATCCGGACGGTCGCCGTCACGATGGACCTCGAACCCACCGAGGTCGCCATCGAGCGCATGCTGACGGAGAAGACGAACGACGAGGCGGAGGCGTCGCGCGCCGCCAAGATGAACCGGACCGTCGACCCCCGTGACGTGGCCTCCCACAACCGTCTCGACCAGCGCGGCGAGGACCTCGCGAGCGGCGCGGCGGGCGTCAACCTGGTCGGTTACATCACCGTCTCCTCCCGCTCGCCGGAAGCCCTCGCGCGCGACAAACGTACGATCCGCGCCTCGGCCGGCAAGTCGTATCTGAAGCTGGAGTGGTGCGACCGCGAGCACCACCGGGCCTTCGTCAACACACTGCCGTTCGCCACCGGAATCCGCAGGTAG
- a CDS encoding DUF397 domain-containing protein, whose amino-acid sequence MNSYTWQKSSYCSEGDSCVHVTSGAGTLHLTESSDPSGAILEATPVAFRTLLHALKKDHHRG is encoded by the coding sequence TTGAACTCGTACACCTGGCAGAAGTCGTCGTACTGCTCCGAAGGCGACTCGTGCGTGCACGTCACTTCCGGCGCGGGAACGCTCCATCTCACGGAGAGCAGCGACCCCAGCGGAGCCATACTCGAGGCCACCCCCGTGGCCTTCCGCACCCTCCTCCACGCCCTCAAGAAGGATCACCACCGTGGCTGA